One window from the genome of Leptospira wolffii serovar Khorat str. Khorat-H2 encodes:
- a CDS encoding IS3 family transposase: protein MSRTGKYSPEFKEQAVKRTLSGSFTIKEVAESLGISYFVLRQWKAEYVKKSEEQNPPTDKQLKENEELKKLRKEVHRLREENAILKKVFSHAFEGTKSRLEFMENNRRLFSVKSMASLFNVSRSGFYEFVKRRKTAIEKYDPKFLKFIYDTWKDNDQNYGFLRLFREVKKVYPNYGARSVRKVMKLCGIKGKQEKRFRPFTTDSRHSKGIAPDLVVRNFKRASMNEVWVSDVTYLRSSLGWLYLCVVLDLYSRRVVGWSLGLRNDSDLVKSALLRGIELRNPPKGLIFHSDRGSNYCSKETRQLLMSNRIRRSNSRKGNCWDNAVSESFFSTLKREMKYNYFYRLEEAQATVFDYIEVYYNRRRLHSFLGYVSPVEFEEKAA from the coding sequence ATGAGTAGGACAGGAAAATACTCTCCAGAGTTTAAAGAACAAGCAGTAAAACGGACATTGTCCGGTTCTTTTACGATAAAAGAAGTAGCAGAGTCGTTAGGAATCAGCTACTTTGTATTGCGTCAATGGAAGGCTGAATACGTGAAGAAGTCAGAAGAACAAAATCCCCCGACAGACAAGCAACTGAAAGAGAACGAAGAATTGAAGAAACTTCGTAAAGAAGTTCACCGCCTCAGGGAGGAGAATGCGATCTTAAAAAAAGTATTCAGCCATGCTTTCGAAGGAACAAAATCTCGATTAGAGTTCATGGAGAACAACAGGAGATTGTTCTCTGTTAAAAGCATGGCCAGCTTATTCAATGTATCTCGATCTGGATTTTATGAATTTGTAAAACGAAGAAAGACCGCAATCGAGAAGTATGATCCTAAGTTTTTGAAATTCATCTATGATACTTGGAAAGATAACGATCAGAATTACGGATTTCTTAGATTATTTCGGGAAGTGAAGAAAGTATATCCTAACTATGGAGCCCGTTCAGTTCGAAAAGTAATGAAACTTTGCGGAATAAAGGGAAAGCAAGAGAAAAGATTTAGACCGTTCACGACAGATTCCAGGCACTCTAAAGGTATTGCCCCTGATTTAGTTGTTAGAAACTTTAAGAGAGCTTCAATGAATGAGGTCTGGGTATCGGACGTAACCTATCTTCGTTCTTCTCTGGGTTGGCTTTATCTTTGTGTTGTTTTAGATCTATATTCTCGAAGAGTGGTCGGCTGGTCTTTAGGTCTTCGTAACGACTCGGATTTAGTTAAGTCCGCTCTCTTGAGGGGGATTGAACTTAGAAATCCACCGAAAGGCCTCATCTTTCATTCGGATCGAGGATCAAACTATTGTTCTAAAGAAACCCGACAACTTCTAATGTCGAACAGAATTAGAAGGAGCAATAGTCGAAAAGGAAATTGCTGGGACAATGCAGTCTCAGAATCTTTCTTTAGCACTCTTAAGAGAGAGATGAAGTATAACTATTTCTATAGATTAGAAGAAGCCCAAGCAACAGTTTTTGATTATATAGAAGTTTATTATAATAGACGAAGATTACATTCTTTTTTAGGATACGTGAGTCCCGTTGAATTTGAAGAAAAAGCGGCTTAA
- a CDS encoding M23 family metallopeptidase has product MKFTNNPAKDLKTNGLGKSKAIFKNGEMNNKSYNVVGWTNPAKKLDRPSTGSNPMVSSNYGNRMHPIKKIIQFHEGIDILELDDKGNNISAGAAVKAMGAGMVVRIEQNNAVRGNAVAIDYGDGRQVVSMHFDGISSNLQVGGFVNQNQLIGGQGKTGGVTGVHLHAEYKKDGALMNLNDLIKDDQKY; this is encoded by the coding sequence GTGAAATTTACTAATAATCCGGCAAAAGATTTAAAAACAAATGGTTTAGGGAAATCTAAGGCTATCTTTAAGAATGGAGAAATGAATAATAAGAGCTATAACGTGGTTGGTTGGACAAATCCCGCCAAAAAATTAGATAGGCCATCCACAGGTTCGAATCCTATGGTTTCCAGCAATTACGGTAATCGTATGCACCCGATAAAGAAGATCATTCAATTTCATGAAGGTATTGACATTCTTGAATTAGATGATAAGGGAAATAATATTAGTGCCGGTGCCGCCGTTAAGGCAATGGGGGCAGGTATGGTGGTTCGTATTGAGCAAAATAATGCTGTTAGAGGAAATGCGGTTGCGATCGATTACGGCGATGGGCGACAAGTTGTAAGTATGCATTTTGATGGGATAAGTTCAAACCTGCAAGTCGGCGGATTTGTTAATCAAAATCAACTTATTGGTGGGCAAGGAAAAACTGGTGGTGTTACCGGCGTTCATTTACATGCTGAGTATAAGAAAGATGGGGCGTTGATGAATTTAAATGACCTTATTAAAGATGACCAAAAGTATTAA
- a CDS encoding DUF4291 domain-containing protein, translating into MEQIENWPNSGRHILAQYSDDTIIIYQAFHPEIAKFAVSHQKFGGPFSLNRMSWIKPNFLWMMYRCGWASKAGQERVLAIRLQRAAFETILSRSIPSVFTSSLFNSEVEWHKAGVNSDVRIQWDPDHDPFGRPLSRRAIQLGLRGATLQTYAKEWILEIEDITEIVIENREHVFNKNLNKLICPYERVYELSDETISRQIYY; encoded by the coding sequence ATGGAGCAAATTGAAAATTGGCCAAATTCCGGTAGGCACATTCTCGCGCAATACAGTGATGATACAATTATTATATATCAAGCCTTCCATCCTGAGATTGCAAAATTTGCAGTCTCTCATCAGAAATTTGGAGGTCCATTTTCGCTGAATCGAATGAGCTGGATTAAGCCGAACTTCCTCTGGATGATGTATCGTTGCGGGTGGGCGTCTAAAGCGGGGCAGGAGAGAGTTTTAGCAATTCGACTTCAAAGAGCCGCTTTTGAGACAATTCTTTCTCGTTCGATACCGTCTGTCTTTACTTCCAGTTTATTTAATTCGGAAGTGGAATGGCATAAAGCTGGAGTTAATTCGGATGTTAGGATTCAATGGGATCCCGACCATGACCCCTTTGGTAGACCCTTAAGTCGTAGAGCAATTCAGCTTGGGTTAAGAGGAGCAACGCTGCAGACTTACGCGAAAGAGTGGATTCTCGAAATAGAGGATATTACCGAGATTGTAATCGAAAACCGAGAACACGTTTTTAATAAGAATTTAAATAAATTAATATGCCCTTATGAACGTGTTTATGAATTAAGCGATGAGACTATTTCAAGACAAATTTATTACTAA
- a CDS encoding RHS repeat domain-containing protein, translating into MKRGGDLPLLTQYNRNQEVLYPSKFYGLEYLEEENVLRSINNIYLNGVRIAALNEEGTTAYFLTDQVDSVAHVLDENGHTLSRMQYEPYGETLVQRGNLNFAPKYNSQELDRETNFYFYNARYYDPQIARFTSADTVVPETGLVSQSWNRFSYVAGNPIRYKDPTGHEEKTFGDSVKGFFKGAATRYGQDLAASTFPGIVKSNIDFARSLPGLANKAAGFGKQFYSAYKSNKVGEFLNNKANNAWNSTKAAGFKALDHVVKNPGETLGHLTVGAAEGGAGIAKAGGNWKNFAKLFGKPNSSTIADISNEAFIHITTPKDALKILKLGLDPNRSGYVTKWKYIKDVQSPSEFNTKLYRKDLWPGKAGKFDDGATFLQIDSKPKFFSPRTNWIDGVPQYINEDLVPATKIKLVGGL; encoded by the coding sequence ATGAAGCGAGGGGGAGACCTCCCCCTCCTCACACAATACAACAGAAACCAAGAAGTCCTCTATCCGAGCAAATTCTACGGTCTAGAATACTTAGAAGAAGAAAACGTATTACGTTCTATTAATAATATCTATCTGAACGGTGTCCGGATAGCCGCCTTGAACGAAGAGGGAACCACCGCCTACTTCCTCACGGACCAAGTGGATTCCGTGGCCCATGTCCTGGACGAGAACGGTCACACTCTCAGTCGTATGCAATACGAGCCGTATGGGGAGACCCTCGTTCAGAGAGGAAACCTAAACTTCGCTCCCAAATACAATTCGCAGGAGCTGGACCGGGAAACCAATTTCTATTTTTATAATGCTAGGTATTACGATCCGCAGATTGCGAGATTTACGAGTGCGGATACGGTCGTTCCCGAAACGGGATTAGTCAGCCAAAGTTGGAACCGCTTTTCTTACGTAGCGGGGAATCCGATCCGGTACAAGGATCCGACGGGGCATGAGGAGAAAACTTTTGGAGATTCTGTAAAGGGATTCTTTAAGGGAGCCGCAACTAGATACGGCCAAGATTTAGCAGCCTCGACTTTTCCGGGTATTGTTAAATCTAATATTGATTTTGCTAGATCGTTACCAGGGCTTGCTAATAAAGCAGCAGGATTTGGGAAGCAATTCTATTCGGCTTACAAAAGCAATAAAGTAGGAGAATTTTTAAACAATAAAGCGAACAATGCTTGGAATTCTACAAAAGCAGCCGGCTTTAAGGCGTTAGATCATGTAGTAAAGAATCCTGGCGAAACTCTGGGTCATTTGACAGTAGGCGCTGCTGAGGGAGGAGCTGGGATTGCTAAAGCAGGAGGGAACTGGAAGAATTTTGCTAAATTGTTCGGAAAGCCAAATTCATCTACTATCGCAGATATCTCCAATGAAGCATTTATACATATCACCACTCCTAAGGATGCGTTGAAAATATTGAAATTAGGATTAGATCCTAATAGATCAGGTTATGTAACAAAATGGAAATATATTAAAGATGTCCAAAGCCCAAGCGAGTTTAATACAAAGTTATATCGAAAAGATCTTTGGCCAGGGAAAGCCGGAAAGTTCGATGATGGGGCGACGTTTCTACAAATTGACTCAAAGCCGAAATTCTTTAGTCCGAGAACAAATTGGATAGACGGAGTTCCGCAATATATAAATGAAGATTTGGTACCCGCTACAAAAATTAAATTAGTTGGAGGACTTTGA